One genomic region from Alteromonas pelagimontana encodes:
- a CDS encoding glycoside hydrolase family 13 protein, with protein MPNLKTVISLCLSFALWSGISNAAVVSPPNWWVGMESSELQLMVYEPNIAHSKVSTDYPGVTIKKVSSLDSPNYLFIDLVIEDAAAGQLTLEFIKEGHTVTTVEYELASRRKNSAQRQGFSSKDAIYLLTPDRFANGDTRNDNVQGYTERLDRTTPGGRHGGDVQGIIDHLDYLKEMGFTQIWTMPLLENAMDSYSYHGYAITDYYQLDPRYGTNELYKTLSAKARDKGIGVIMDMVLNHIGSSHSWMTDAPSKDWIHNRGEFTPTTHQRESLHDPHGVKEDQQAFSDGWFVPSMPDLNQQNRFLATYLIQNAIWWVEYADLSGIRVDTYSYSDRAFLSEWTRRLMQEYPDFNIVGEEWSTNPLITSYWQRGTNRYDDYKSYLPSVMDFPLQAQIAPALKEKESWETGLKSLYDILTSDFIYGDPYNLVVFADNHDMSRIFTQLDESQALWDMAMTYVLTTRGIPQIFYGTEILMGNAGTEDHGIIRSDFPGGWKGDKVNAFTGEGLSDHQRQAQQRVRSLLHLRQNHPVVATGRLTHFAPVDGVYVYLRHQDDINEAVLVVINKQAKDINLKLKRFASHLAPFAIAKKLDSQQSRALENTLPVPANSATVWILQ; from the coding sequence ATGCCTAATCTGAAAACAGTAATATCTTTATGTCTTTCCTTCGCACTGTGGTCTGGTATCAGCAACGCCGCTGTGGTGTCGCCGCCGAACTGGTGGGTGGGGATGGAGTCTTCCGAGCTACAGTTAATGGTGTATGAACCCAACATCGCTCACAGTAAGGTAAGTACTGATTACCCAGGGGTAACCATAAAGAAAGTAAGTTCTCTGGATAGCCCCAATTATCTGTTTATTGATTTAGTCATAGAAGATGCAGCCGCTGGCCAGCTTACTTTGGAATTTATCAAAGAGGGTCACACTGTTACCACTGTTGAATATGAACTGGCCAGCCGCAGGAAAAATTCTGCACAGCGGCAGGGGTTTTCATCAAAAGATGCCATTTATCTTCTCACTCCCGACAGGTTTGCCAATGGCGATACCAGAAACGATAACGTCCAAGGCTATACCGAAAGGTTAGACCGCACCACGCCGGGTGGACGTCACGGTGGCGACGTTCAGGGGATCATCGATCATCTTGATTATTTGAAGGAAATGGGATTTACGCAGATCTGGACGATGCCGCTACTGGAAAATGCGATGGACAGCTATTCATACCACGGTTACGCCATCACCGATTATTATCAACTCGATCCTCGCTACGGTACCAACGAGTTGTATAAAACCCTCAGCGCCAAAGCACGGGATAAAGGGATTGGCGTTATCATGGATATGGTACTTAATCACATAGGCAGTAGTCATAGCTGGATGACTGATGCACCGTCAAAAGACTGGATCCATAATCGGGGCGAGTTTACACCGACAACTCATCAGCGAGAATCGCTACATGATCCCCATGGCGTTAAAGAAGATCAACAAGCTTTCAGCGATGGCTGGTTTGTTCCCTCAATGCCGGATCTCAATCAGCAAAACCGTTTCCTTGCTACCTATTTAATTCAAAACGCGATCTGGTGGGTAGAATATGCTGACTTAAGCGGAATTCGCGTAGATACCTATTCCTATTCCGATCGTGCTTTTTTATCTGAGTGGACCCGCCGACTAATGCAGGAATATCCTGACTTCAATATTGTCGGGGAGGAATGGTCTACCAATCCGCTGATTACCTCTTACTGGCAGCGGGGAACAAACAGATACGATGATTATAAAAGCTATCTTCCCAGTGTAATGGATTTTCCATTACAGGCACAGATTGCACCGGCGCTGAAAGAAAAAGAAAGCTGGGAAACAGGATTGAAGTCGCTTTACGATATTTTGACCAGCGATTTTATTTACGGCGACCCGTATAATCTCGTGGTGTTTGCCGACAATCACGATATGAGCCGGATTTTTACCCAGTTGGATGAAAGTCAGGCGCTTTGGGATATGGCAATGACCTATGTGCTCACCACACGTGGGATTCCGCAAATTTTCTACGGAACAGAAATTTTAATGGGAAATGCAGGTACAGAAGATCATGGCATCATTCGCAGCGATTTTCCGGGAGGTTGGAAAGGAGATAAAGTAAATGCATTTACTGGAGAAGGTTTAAGCGACCACCAGCGTCAAGCACAGCAGCGTGTTCGTTCACTGCTGCACTTACGTCAAAACCATCCGGTAGTGGCGACGGGAAGACTTACCCATTTTGCGCCTGTGGATGGTGTGTATGTTTATCTGCGTCATCAAGATGATATCAATGAAGCAGTGCTCGTCGTGATCAACAAACAGGCGAAAGACATTAACCTTAAGCTTAAGAGGTTTGCCTCGCATCTGGCGCCGTTTGCGATTGCCAAAAAACTGGATTCTCAACAATCGCGAGCGCTTGAGAATACGTTGCCAGTTCCTGCTAACAGTGCAACGGTTTGGATTCTGCAGTAA
- the glnS gene encoding glutamine--tRNA ligase: MAETDHRPTNFIRQIIDKDLASGAHTTVKTRFPPEPNGFLHIGHAKSICLNFGIAEDYSGTCNLRFDDTNPAKEDIAFVNSIKEDVQWLGFQWNGEARYSSGYFDQLHAFASELIEKGLAYVDFSPQDVMREMRGTLTEPGKNSPYRDTDVETNKREFAKMTAGEYAEGQCSLRAKIDMASPFMCMRDPVLYRVKFAHHHQTGDKWCIYPMYDFTHCISDALEGITHSLCTLEFQDNRRLYDWVIDNISIDSKPRQYEFSRLNLEYTVLSKRRLIQLVDEHHVSGWDDPRMPTIAGLRRRGYTAGSIREFCKRIGITKMDNMVEMGMLEACIRDDLNVNAPRAMAVLEPIKLVIENYPQDKTETLTAPNHPNDESMGTRSVPFSREVWIEAEDFREEANKKFKRLVLGKEVRLRNAYVVKAERVEKDEQGNVITVYCSYDADTLGKDPADGRKVKGVIHWVDAASGQAAEFRLYDRLFNVPNPAAEEDFVDAINADSLVTKKGWVEAGLTENVPEAGAWQFERTGYFCVDSDSTAAMPVFNRTVGLRDTWAKIDDN, encoded by the coding sequence ATGGCCGAGACTGATCACCGTCCGACCAATTTTATCCGGCAAATTATAGATAAAGATCTTGCGTCCGGTGCGCACACTACGGTTAAAACGCGCTTCCCGCCAGAACCTAACGGCTTTCTGCATATTGGGCACGCAAAATCTATATGTCTTAACTTTGGTATTGCAGAAGATTACAGCGGTACCTGCAATCTGCGTTTTGACGATACCAATCCCGCTAAAGAAGACATCGCGTTTGTTAACTCAATTAAAGAAGATGTGCAGTGGCTTGGTTTTCAGTGGAATGGAGAAGCGCGTTATTCCTCAGGCTATTTCGATCAGCTGCACGCTTTTGCCAGCGAACTAATAGAAAAGGGTTTGGCATACGTAGATTTTTCCCCGCAGGACGTCATGCGAGAAATGCGCGGTACGCTAACGGAGCCGGGAAAAAACAGCCCTTATCGTGATACAGATGTCGAAACTAACAAGCGCGAGTTTGCAAAGATGACTGCCGGTGAATACGCCGAAGGCCAGTGTAGCTTACGAGCGAAAATTGATATGGCATCACCATTTATGTGCATGCGTGATCCTGTGCTATACCGGGTGAAATTTGCCCATCATCATCAAACCGGCGATAAATGGTGCATTTACCCGATGTATGATTTTACTCATTGTATTTCGGACGCGCTGGAAGGTATCACCCATTCTTTATGTACATTGGAGTTTCAAGATAACCGCCGTTTATATGATTGGGTAATCGATAATATATCGATTGACTCTAAACCTCGTCAGTACGAATTTTCCCGGCTCAATCTTGAATATACGGTATTAAGTAAGCGACGCCTGATTCAATTGGTAGATGAACATCATGTTTCTGGTTGGGATGACCCCCGTATGCCTACAATCGCAGGATTGCGCCGCCGAGGCTACACCGCTGGTTCTATACGGGAATTCTGCAAACGTATTGGCATCACGAAAATGGACAATATGGTGGAAATGGGCATGCTGGAAGCCTGTATTCGCGATGATCTTAATGTAAATGCGCCTAGAGCAATGGCAGTTTTAGAGCCCATTAAATTGGTGATAGAGAATTATCCGCAGGATAAAACGGAAACGTTGACCGCGCCTAATCATCCTAATGATGAATCAATGGGAACAAGATCAGTTCCGTTCAGCCGTGAAGTATGGATAGAAGCTGAAGATTTTCGCGAAGAAGCCAACAAAAAGTTCAAACGTTTAGTGCTGGGTAAGGAAGTACGTCTTCGAAATGCCTATGTAGTAAAAGCAGAACGTGTGGAGAAAGACGAGCAGGGCAATGTTATCACCGTTTATTGCTCCTATGATGCGGATACCCTAGGTAAGGATCCCGCTGATGGGCGTAAGGTAAAGGGCGTAATTCATTGGGTAGATGCCGCTTCGGGTCAGGCAGCAGAATTCCGGTTGTATGATCGTTTGTTTAATGTTCCCAATCCGGCAGCCGAAGAAGATTTCGTCGACGCCATTAATGCGGACTCACTGGTCACTAAAAAAGGCTGGGTGGAAGCTGGGTTAACTGAAAATGTGCCAGAAGCTGGGGCGTGGCAGTTTGAACGTACGGGTTATTTCTGTGTGGATTCAGATAGCACCGCGGCTATGCCGGTGTTTAACCGTACCGTAGGCTTGCGAGACACGTGGGCAAAAATTGACGATAATTAG
- a CDS encoding alpha-amylase family glycosyl hydrolase — protein MNLPKYALLPAIIASVISGCAGTDRTSVTTASQAFYGTKEPFTAQAIYFVMTDRFVDGDSQNNYPDQGGEHPTWQLELQGPDGKSANVGYMGGDLKGVLNNADYIKNMGFTAVWLTPVVDNPDQAFTGGEPIEYGGQFKDGGKTGYHGYWATNFYQADEHLVSEDLSFKDYTTSMRQNHGLKTVFDIVANHGSPSFTMPVDQPGFGELYDAQGKLVADHKNLPPEELDTSKPLQSFFHDFPDLAQLSNLNEDNPDVQDYLINSYLYWIDQGADAFRIDTIRHVKHSFWREMSDRIRSAHPGFYMFGESFQYDANFIAQHTLPKNGGISVLDFPMQKAMVEVFTNKDSDFGELEDVLYLTHGPYNNPYELTTFYDNHDMPRMDASDAGFMNAHNWLFTVRGIPVVYQGSEIGFMRGTAEHEGNRNYFGQSNIEKAKNHPIHNALKKIAMVRKATPALQRGLQLNIKLQGNTASFYRILQEGDISQTALVLLNKGNAPASFSVNDFIQAGEWTEQLSGESKSLTRGATLNTSVAANSVQVWVRDGIITEPTLIQTLENRMAAQ, from the coding sequence ATGAATTTGCCAAAATATGCGTTGCTGCCTGCAATCATCGCCAGCGTAATCAGCGGTTGCGCTGGTACAGACCGGACTTCTGTGACAACTGCATCACAAGCATTTTATGGAACCAAAGAACCGTTCACCGCCCAAGCCATTTATTTTGTCATGACCGACAGATTTGTCGATGGCGACTCGCAGAACAATTACCCAGATCAGGGTGGGGAGCATCCCACATGGCAGCTAGAACTACAGGGGCCGGATGGCAAGTCGGCGAATGTTGGATATATGGGCGGCGATTTGAAAGGCGTGCTAAATAACGCTGACTATATCAAAAACATGGGTTTTACTGCGGTGTGGTTGACGCCGGTTGTTGATAATCCTGATCAAGCCTTCACTGGCGGCGAACCCATCGAATACGGCGGGCAGTTTAAAGACGGCGGCAAAACCGGTTATCACGGCTATTGGGCGACCAACTTTTATCAAGCTGACGAACATCTTGTCAGCGAAGATTTATCGTTTAAAGACTACACCACAAGCATGCGACAGAATCACGGCCTTAAAACGGTTTTTGATATTGTCGCCAATCATGGCTCTCCCAGCTTCACAATGCCCGTTGACCAACCTGGGTTTGGAGAGTTATACGATGCGCAGGGTAAGCTGGTAGCGGATCATAAAAACTTGCCTCCTGAAGAGTTAGACACCTCAAAGCCGTTGCAGTCATTCTTCCATGATTTTCCTGATCTTGCCCAGTTGTCTAACCTGAATGAGGATAATCCTGATGTACAAGATTATCTGATAAACAGTTATCTTTATTGGATTGATCAAGGGGCTGATGCATTTCGCATCGATACCATTCGGCACGTGAAGCACAGCTTTTGGCGGGAAATGTCTGATCGAATTCGCTCAGCACATCCAGGCTTTTACATGTTTGGAGAAAGCTTTCAATATGACGCAAACTTTATCGCTCAGCATACGCTGCCAAAAAACGGCGGCATCAGTGTACTGGATTTCCCCATGCAAAAAGCAATGGTGGAAGTTTTTACCAACAAAGACAGCGATTTTGGTGAGCTAGAGGACGTACTGTACCTGACCCACGGGCCGTACAACAACCCTTACGAGCTTACCACCTTCTACGACAATCATGACATGCCGCGTATGGATGCGTCCGATGCTGGGTTCATGAATGCGCATAACTGGCTGTTTACTGTGCGCGGGATTCCTGTGGTATATCAGGGATCAGAAATAGGGTTTATGCGAGGAACAGCCGAACATGAAGGAAATCGTAACTATTTTGGCCAATCAAATATAGAAAAAGCTAAAAATCATCCAATTCATAACGCGCTAAAGAAAATTGCAATGGTAAGAAAGGCCACTCCAGCCTTACAGCGCGGGTTACAGCTTAATATTAAGTTGCAGGGGAATACAGCGTCTTTCTATCGGATTCTGCAGGAAGGTGATATTTCACAGACCGCATTAGTCTTACTGAACAAAGGTAACGCACCTGCGTCTTTTTCGGTGAACGATTTTATTCAAGCCGGTGAATGGACAGAGCAACTGTCAGGAGAGTCAAAATCATTAACGCGTGGCGCAACACTCAATACATCGGTAGCAGCTAACAGCGTTCAAGTGTGGGTGCGGGACGGGATAATAACAGAACCTACCTTGATTCAGACTCTGGAAAACAGAATGGCAGCGCAGTAA
- a CDS encoding YciK family oxidoreductase: MNNYQAPAGLLENRTILITGAGDGIGAEAAKTYAAHGATCILLGRTVKKLETVYDAIVAAGSPEPAIVPLDIRGATKKNYIDMAETIADQFGKLDGILHNASVLGHLSAFADIEPDEWLNGMQVNVNGAAFMTQALLPQLLKSDSASVIFTSSGVGRQGRAFWGTYAVSKFATEGMMQVLAAEYAKRNVRFNCINPGATRTAMRASAFPAEDPQTLKTPADIMPLYLYLMGKDSEAVNGQSLDCQPK, encoded by the coding sequence ATGAATAATTATCAGGCGCCTGCGGGCTTGCTGGAAAACCGAACTATACTAATAACAGGAGCTGGTGACGGTATTGGTGCAGAGGCTGCAAAAACCTACGCTGCTCATGGTGCCACTTGTATCTTGCTGGGGCGCACGGTGAAAAAACTTGAAACTGTATACGACGCAATAGTTGCTGCAGGTTCACCGGAACCCGCTATCGTTCCGTTGGACATTAGAGGCGCGACCAAAAAGAATTACATAGACATGGCCGAGACAATTGCCGATCAGTTTGGCAAGCTTGATGGTATTTTACACAATGCTTCGGTTCTGGGACATTTGAGCGCATTTGCGGATATTGAGCCAGATGAGTGGCTTAACGGGATGCAGGTAAACGTAAACGGCGCGGCTTTTATGACCCAGGCGTTACTGCCACAGCTACTTAAATCGGATAGCGCATCGGTAATATTCACGTCTTCTGGTGTTGGCCGCCAGGGACGTGCATTCTGGGGCACATATGCAGTTTCGAAATTTGCCACTGAAGGCATGATGCAAGTTTTGGCAGCCGAATATGCCAAACGTAACGTACGCTTTAATTGTATCAACCCTGGCGCTACAAGAACCGCTATGCGGGCCAGCGCATTTCCTGCAGAAGATCCGCAGACGTTAAAAACTCCCGCAGATATTATGCCGCTTTACCTTTATTTAATGGGAAAAGATAGCGAAGCTGTAAACGGTCAGAGTCTGGATTGCCAACCAAAGTAA
- a CDS encoding MFS transporter produces MQTQQPKLSFWQIWNVSFGFLGVQFGFALQNANVSRILSDLGADLHSLSLFWLVAPVMGLIVQPIVGSASDRTWNRLGRRRPFILVGAVAAAIGMLLMPNAPLFVAFMVPMLFGALMLALMDASFNVCFQPFRSLVSDMVPPSQRNIGYSVQALLINIGAVIGSILPFVLTNVVGLDNTARVGEVAPSVVWAFYLGATVLLGSVIWTVIRTREYSPKEYYHYKGVDAETVEQEHGQKLSPSQRLKAFFNLITTMPKTMAQLAVVQFFSWFALFIMWVYTMPAITQHIWNVDKKWFDPAYIATVAAVPENIIAAKGAAGDWVGILFAAYSVFAAIFSVFLAKLADRFGRKLIYSLSLALGGMSYISFMFFQDLTPVDVNLLITQVTVPAGAVNLLLPMLGVGIAWAAILAMPYAMLAGALPPNKTGVYMGIFNFTVAIPQIIAGLFSGLILSTVFDNEAKYIIVVAGLSMIVGAIAVFFVKEPDHLPPPVVE; encoded by the coding sequence ATGCAAACACAACAACCAAAGTTAAGCTTTTGGCAAATCTGGAATGTCAGTTTCGGGTTTTTGGGCGTGCAGTTCGGGTTTGCTCTGCAAAACGCCAATGTCAGCCGAATACTTTCAGATCTCGGCGCCGACCTACATTCTTTATCACTGTTTTGGCTGGTAGCGCCGGTTATGGGCCTAATTGTTCAGCCAATTGTTGGGTCGGCTTCGGACCGAACCTGGAATCGCCTTGGTCGCCGGCGGCCCTTTATTTTAGTAGGAGCGGTTGCCGCCGCAATCGGCATGTTACTGATGCCAAATGCGCCTTTATTTGTTGCATTTATGGTTCCTATGCTTTTCGGTGCGCTAATGCTGGCGCTGATGGACGCATCGTTCAATGTGTGTTTTCAGCCGTTTCGCTCTCTGGTCTCGGATATGGTACCGCCATCTCAACGGAATATCGGCTATTCGGTGCAAGCGCTGCTGATTAACATTGGTGCTGTCATTGGTTCTATTTTGCCGTTTGTGTTAACCAATGTGGTGGGGCTGGACAATACTGCACGGGTCGGCGAAGTCGCGCCGTCAGTAGTATGGGCTTTTTATCTGGGGGCGACGGTACTGTTAGGCTCGGTTATCTGGACAGTAATACGGACTCGAGAATATTCGCCCAAAGAATACTACCATTATAAAGGTGTAGATGCAGAAACTGTTGAGCAGGAACACGGTCAAAAGTTAAGCCCGAGTCAGCGTCTTAAGGCGTTTTTCAATCTCATTACCACCATGCCCAAAACCATGGCGCAACTGGCTGTGGTACAGTTTTTTTCCTGGTTTGCACTATTTATAATGTGGGTGTACACCATGCCAGCCATTACCCAGCATATTTGGAATGTAGACAAAAAATGGTTTGATCCTGCTTATATTGCTACCGTTGCAGCTGTGCCAGAAAATATAATCGCCGCTAAAGGCGCCGCGGGAGATTGGGTTGGTATTCTGTTTGCCGCTTATTCCGTATTTGCCGCTATCTTCTCGGTCTTTCTGGCAAAACTGGCAGATCGCTTCGGACGTAAACTGATTTACTCGCTATCACTGGCACTAGGCGGAATGAGTTATATCAGCTTCATGTTCTTTCAAGATCTTACTCCGGTGGATGTCAATTTACTTATTACACAAGTCACTGTACCTGCAGGCGCTGTCAACTTACTGTTGCCAATGTTAGGGGTAGGGATCGCTTGGGCGGCCATTTTGGCAATGCCTTATGCAATGCTCGCTGGAGCACTCCCACCAAATAAGACCGGGGTTTACATGGGAATTTTTAACTTCACCGTGGCCATTCCTCAGATAATTGCCGGATTATTCTCTGGCCTCATCCTAAGTACGGTTTTTGATAATGAAGCTAAGTACATCATTGTGGTGGCGGGATTGTCCATGATAGTGGGCGCGATAGCTGTATTTTTTGTTAAAGAACCTGATCACTTGCCGCCACCTGTCGTGGAATAG
- a CDS encoding LacI family DNA-binding transcriptional regulator, whose protein sequence is MKEKATSFDIAHIAGVSQSTVSRALNNSPLVNQETRDRVQRIARELNYKVDKNASNLRTQKSNTIALLLFEDPTSDDSMINPFFLSMLGSITRACANARYDLLVSFQNLDDDWHAEYEDSNKADGIILLGYGDYLSYRNKLSQLEEQGTHFVRWGAHDKEHPGVSIGCDNYQGGFDITEHLVKMGHRSFAFIGDAGSHAPEFMARHQGYVDALSKHGLWTEDTPQFDAISTEDSGFHAVQELLEQEALPDAIVCASDLIAMGVLKALRLSPYSVPEDVAVVGYDNIQVSGFTTPALTTVQQNTRLAGEILVNTLLKAIAKQEVHDYLMPAELIIRQSCGSDNS, encoded by the coding sequence ATGAAAGAAAAAGCAACCTCTTTTGACATTGCCCATATTGCTGGCGTTTCCCAGTCCACAGTATCCCGCGCGTTGAATAACAGCCCGTTGGTTAATCAGGAAACCCGCGATCGTGTGCAGCGGATTGCCCGGGAGCTTAATTACAAGGTTGACAAAAACGCCAGTAATTTGCGAACCCAAAAAAGCAATACTATTGCTTTGTTGTTATTTGAAGATCCCACTTCTGATGATTCGATGATTAACCCGTTTTTCCTTTCCATGCTAGGTAGTATTACCCGCGCCTGCGCCAATGCGCGGTATGATTTACTGGTATCTTTTCAAAACCTTGATGATGACTGGCACGCGGAGTATGAAGATTCTAATAAAGCAGACGGGATAATTTTGCTCGGCTATGGCGACTATTTATCCTACCGCAACAAGCTTTCACAGTTGGAGGAGCAAGGCACCCATTTTGTGCGCTGGGGTGCTCATGATAAAGAGCATCCAGGAGTCAGTATCGGCTGCGACAATTACCAAGGGGGTTTCGATATTACCGAACACCTGGTAAAAATGGGACATCGTAGTTTTGCTTTTATCGGCGATGCTGGTAGTCATGCGCCAGAGTTTATGGCGAGACACCAGGGTTATGTTGATGCATTGAGCAAACACGGACTGTGGACCGAAGACACTCCACAATTCGATGCAATTTCGACGGAAGATTCCGGTTTTCACGCTGTGCAAGAATTGCTGGAACAAGAGGCATTACCCGACGCCATCGTTTGCGCATCAGATTTGATTGCAATGGGAGTATTAAAAGCGCTGCGGCTCAGTCCGTACTCCGTTCCTGAGGATGTTGCCGTAGTCGGCTACGATAATATTCAGGTTTCCGGTTTTACTACGCCGGCACTCACTACTGTGCAGCAAAATACCCGTTTGGCCGGTGAAATTCTGGTAAATACTCTCCTAAAGGCCATTGCCAAACAAGAAGTTCATGATTACCTGATGCCAGCGGAACTTATCATTCGACAGTCTTGTGGTAGCGACAATAGTTAA